In Granulicatella elegans, one genomic interval encodes:
- a CDS encoding single-stranded DNA-binding protein: MKQEMININANLLAEPTFSSFDKEGEAVEVANFTLVKKYGKGKEYINCAAYGEKVETAKAFEKGDLIHIFGYFKKREKDGKTYKNFVVKSYNKIEKKEENEEE; this comes from the coding sequence ATGAAGCAAGAAATGATTAACATCAATGCCAACTTATTGGCAGAACCAACTTTTTCAAGTTTTGACAAAGAAGGAGAAGCTGTTGAGGTTGCAAACTTCACACTTGTAAAAAAGTACGGAAAAGGCAAGGAATATATCAATTGTGCAGCCTATGGTGAAAAGGTAGAAACAGCAAAAGCCTTTGAAAAAGGCGATTTGATTCATATCTTTGGTTACTTTAAGAAGCGTGAAAAAGACGGAAAGACTTACAAAAACTTTGTTGTGAAGTCATATAACAAGATTGAAAAGAAAGAAGAAAATGA